The genome window TATGGATTGTCTTTCAGACGACAAGCCCAGAGACCAAGGCATGGTTTGGGTTGCGACTCGAGAGTGTTTGAAATGCTTCGCCCCACTGTGCTTCGGTTCGGCCAGAGCCGCTGGCCCCGCAGCCGCGCGAGGCTGAACCTTTAAAAACAGGGGATAAGCCACGTTCAGTGGGTATGGAGAATGGCATTGGCCGTTGCAAAGACAAGTGGGAGCCGGGGaggagaggggggaaagggGGAAATTGCTCGAGTGTATTCAGGTACTGGACATGTGATACCGGGAGCTAACCCTTGCGTTATGTCTCCTGCGAGGACAGTTCTTGATCTCTGACTGTTCTCAATACAGCTGCCTGGGAAGTTGGTCATTCAGGGAATTAGCCGCGCTTGACGATGCGCTCAGCAGGCTGCTGTGTTTCATCCGACGGCAACACCGGCGGCGTAATGGTAGTGATTCGTGGATTCTGTGCTTGCGTATTCCAGGCACAGACAACTGGCATGGTGGCTTGTTCGGCCTCGTGCTCATGCGCCATCGATGCGCTACCAGCACGAAGCCCGgaggtcctcgtcctctttaTAGATCATTGACCACTCTCACTATcggaaggaaaaagaaggtGTTCTTCTCTAAATTCATGGAGTTCGAGCAACGACCATGgccggagaagaaaatccgCTTGATGTAGAGCCGCCACGTACACCCATAAAGGGGCCCCCGCACCAACCCATGCTCAGTGGAACTCAATCACCTCCGGGCAGCGCTTCGAGCGTTGATGTCATTTCATCCCCTCCTTCGCCAGAGGATAATCCGTTCAGCCCCGCCCAGTCAACCGCCACCGATATCACGGATGACTATGGCTGGCAGACTCCAACCAAGGGCCAAGCATTGTCGACGGCAACAGATAAGGACTGCCTCGAGTCCTCccaaagcgaagaagaggacgactCCGCGGGTGACGATGCGGGTGACGATGATCGAGCAGGGCAGATCGCAACAGCCTTCAATGCTCCTTCGCCGACGAAGCCATTGGAACGGTCGAAGAAAGCAAAGAGCTTGAGACCCCGGATCAGCATCTCTTCTCTACGCTCAGAGGATGCCACCAAGTCGGTGTTAAGCAAGCGAAAGGAGAGTTCAACGTCTCCTGTCGATACTCGTGCATGGGTTCTCGAGCAGGGGAAGTTCTCCGAGGGATTAACATGGCCGTCCATACTGATTGGACAGAAGACACCGAAACGATCTCGCCATATCCTGCTCGAGTACTGGACATCCGAACAGGCGAGCAACATCAATACGGATTTTTCTGCAGAAGGGACATGGCTCCTGAGACCGGGAGCAGCTAGCGAGGTTGATGGAGCGAGGAAGTTCCATTTGGATTCAGTAGTATCCGGCACGCAAGATCAGAGTGCTGACcaaccttcctcctccaattcCATCGTACCGACCATCACCTTTTCCCCTCCAGAGGATGACCGGATTGACTCGGCCCGGATTaaagacgacgaagatgaccCATGTAGCAAGGGCAGGTCATCAGAAGACGGCACAGTCAACGCTGTATTGACTGTCCTCTCGATTCACAAGGCTCCCCCTTCTAGCGAGGCCGGAAATAGCACTCTCAAGTCGCTTTGCTCTATTATACCGCTTGACATTCGGGAGCGTTTGAGAGAGGACGACCAACGCTGCCCAGCACAGACAGTGAAAGGCGTCCGATGCAAGGTTCGCCACCGAGCCAATGTCCCAATCATTATGCAATACCTAGACAGCTTGACGACCATCAAACCCAGTGAAGTGCTCCAATGCTTGAAGAATCTGAGTAAAGTTGCTTTATGTCCTTTGGCGCACCAACGTGTCGCCCGGAGAGAGTTAGACGCATGGAAAACAGACATCAACAAGCTCTGCGAtattcagcaagatcaagagcATGTTGCCTCGCATACTAATCATCGCCTTTTGGCCCTTGCCAACTGGATCAATACTCTAAGCGGTAGGGAGAGCTTCTCGGAAAGGGTTGAGGCAGCCTCCCCACCGACATCTCAAGAGAGTATTCCAAGCAATATTCCGCAGGTGTTTACATTGATCCAAAAATTTGCACCTTACGTTCCCAAGGCCTGTGCAGGTTTGTCTGTTTCGGAAGCCCTCGAGAAGCTTCTGCTCAAGCCCCTCATGAAGAGCGAGATTGAGAGGGTAGGAAGCGTATATGTCTACTGGCAACCAGGGAACTTTGGGCACCTCAAGATCGGCTTTTCAAACGACATTAGCAAGCGTGTAAAGGAATGGAGCGCCAAGTGCCGCAAGCCGATGGAAGTGTACTTTCCAAAACGGGGGAGTGACGAGGAGCATCTACAGGTCAGCCATGTCTGCCGCGTGGAGAAGCTAGTGCACACGGAGTTGAAGAACTACAGGCGGATTGAAGAAAAGTGTCCGGGATGTGGAGGGAATCACATTGAATGGTTTGAGGTATCACGCCAGCTTGCGATCGCCGTGGTGCGCAAGTGGACGGCTTGGATGCAGACATCTCCATATGAGGAGCGATCATGTGGAGGGAAGACCGAGTGGGTATTGAAAGAAGAGCAAAGGAGGAAATTAAAGGAGCTATCGCAACCCCTCCAGGAGATTGTAATTTCCCACCAGGgtatggagaagagagggaggaaaGCCTCTCTGCATGCTCCACATCTATCAGTTTCTCATACAGGTAGGGCAAGATCTCCGCACAAGAGAAGTAAGTCAATGTAGCCCTGCCAGCAATTCAAATCTTGCATGATCCTATATCCAGTTATTTATGTAGCTGTTTGACTAGTTTGAATCCCTCATATATTGTTGTTTTTGTCGCCCTGAAACGGATAAGATTCCTAGTGTGCAAGCCATAATTTTTCCAGCAATCTTCTCCGTAGTTAACAAAGATCAGCGAGTAATTGTAAGCATATGAGATTTAGCTTGCTGTGCAGATAGTCTCCGCATAAGTGATCAACATCTGACACAGCTGGCAAGTATTCTGCCACTCATATTTGTCTCTCCATAGCCTCGACCATGGCTCATTGTTGGTATCACATTACCCGTTAAATGAAGCTTCGTCGGCCCCAATCGAGCATAGGGTGGGATGCAGCATCGGCCTCATGCACGCATATAAGCCGGCAGGCCCCATCGCCTGTAGGATATGGTCTGCTCTTTCCTATTAACACTGAAAGTCCACTTGAATTCCACGGAAGTGCTCACTCATCCTCGCAGTGCATTTACGCGATGCACCGGCGCGTCATTTTCGCCGTGGGTGACAATGAATTGGAAGATGGTGTGGACCGTCTAGCCATTGTCATTGAGCGTCAAATCTCCTATTTTGCAGACCTACCCGGATTAGATGGGTTCTTTAAATATCTCGGCGACAACCCTTGCGTACGCATTTTTGAGGTCACGAAACCCGCGCAGGCCTTTTACATTGTAGAAAGATGTGGACGAAAATGTTAAGTCTTATTTCTGCCATGACGAATTTCGATCCCGAAAAAAGAATCACTGCTCACGAGGCGTTAAATCATAAGTGGTTTGAAGGTATTTGAAACTTACACTCATTGGCCCCATAACATAGATCAGATGTATACAGTGGGTCATTCTCATGGAATTACCAATTTGCACGGAATGGTTTGTTACTTAGCTGCATTATTCACTGCAAGCacagataataataatgcttAAAGGTGTATTCATTGTATCTACACAGAACAGAAAACTTATCACCACAGCCGAATGCCAAATTTATGTACTACTTGAACACGAGGGGAGAGTGACTCGCGAAGGACAGAGTGAGTGATACCCTGGATGACATCTGCCAGTGTGGTGCTGTTTCATTCGCTTGGTGTAGCCTACAAATTCAGTACAGGCTTATAGATAATGATCAACCCGAACCCATATCACTTGAGAAATGCGGGAATATACAGATGAAACGGGAGGTTGGATACAATTAGGGTATAAATAGATTAAGAGATGTCAGTGACCAGAACATGTGATGATTGATTCAGCTCAGTTAAAGTAAATATGGTATGGTAATTAGTAAAACTAAGCACAGCTCACATGGCAATATGTAGCGCAGACAGACATCAAATGTTATAACGCtttgaagtcaccagcagATGGCGCATCGTTACTTAGATCAGTCTCTGACCAGCAGGACCTCATCAGCTGCTTTATACTATATCTCTAGACCTTGAACCACCCCCTGGATGCCCCTCTCTCACGCGTTTACCCATTGTCTCAACCTCCACTTTCTCATCCAACACCACCTGGAATATTCCGCCATCAGATCCACTCCCGAAGCGATGGCGTCTCGCTGTTCTTTGCTCAGCGGAACATACTCTTCGCCGCGTAAAAAGTTTGCCAGAGCGTCACCGCGTCCCTGGCATCCTGGTTTTGTTTGTCGAGAGAGGAACGCATACTCGAGCAATGGACCTTGTAGGCAAGAACGTCCAACGGCCCAACAAAAGGCAGGTGGCTCCTGTCCACGTCTTCCAGCGCCATTGCCTGCGCAGGCAGGTACGGTGGCTGTCGTCGATCCCGTTAGTTCGGCTTCCTCTATCTAACCAGGGCACGCAAGCATACCAAATAGTCTGGAATAATGTCCACCTGCACCAAGTACGAACGCTTGGCCTTGCGTCCGTTGTTACGCTCGTCCATAGGTTTTTATTTGAAAAAAAGAGGCCCCGCACGCTCCTTGAACAAACCTGAGAACCGGGAGACCAACTGCTTGCGAATCAACCGGTAGTTGATGGGATAGTCAGGTCTAAAAAGCAGAACATCTACATCCTGCATGCCCTCGTCACCACAGTTTGGTAATTCTGGTTCTGCAGTCCACTCACAGAGTTTCGCCGGTAGTCTGGCAAATGATGTCGGACTGCCATTCCACCGAGAATTGCGACTCTGGCTCTCCGCAATTCTGTTATTGTTTGGAGGCACTCAATGAGCACCTCTGCTGCAGTTTGGAGTGCTGcgtcaaggagatcatcaGGCAAGCAAGTTATGCTCATCTTGAGAGCTGTTTATTTCCGAGATACGACTGTAAAGCAAGGCTTAGAGATGGAACGTTGATACTGGCTGAGCCCATGAAGAGGGAAATAGACCCTGTTATTAATGTCGTCTGTCCAATTCAAGAGCCACTACATCTTGCTGTGGATGTTCACTTTGAAACATGTTTAAGAATACACACGGAATCACAGCAGATACACTAAGGTCTTTCCTTTATTGGCAATATATAGAGCATACAATTTGTCTTAGTTATGATGGACATGGGCGAGGTGTTGTGAACCATCCTGATACAAGACAATATTAAAAGCATTCATTAGGTATGCTACAGTCGCTGAAAATGGTCTCAGCTCGGGCGAACTTCTCATATTTCAAAACAAGGTaaacaacaacatcattaATCAACAAAACAGACAAGCAGGTTGAACATACATATGCTCAGAATATGGAGAACAGCAGTAACAAAATCAGCAACAATAAGTAAAGGACAAACAACTGCAAAGCCCACCCATCATTCAATCACGCATTCTGCTCCTCTTTCaccttttctttgttcttcctcagctgctcttcctcctgctcctccttcctcttctttctcctctcctcttcctcctccaaccgTTTAAGCTCTTCACGCCATCCATCGGGCATTGTACGTTGTGACGGCCAGGGACTTTTCTCGGGCACTTCGCctgccttcttcatctcgTCGCCAAACCTTTCCTCGGCATCCCCATGCGTTCTTTCGCGTATGTTTTTGGTCAGAATTTTCCACCAGCTGCGAGTACGAGGCGGAAGATCACTTAAAGTAAAGAGGCGGTGCTTCTTCAGCACCGTTTGCATGTCGATCATCAAAACCTCCCAGAAGCTCCCTCTGAAAGTTTCCTCCGGATGATTGTCCCGGAAGTACAGAAGGGTCAGCATCTCCGCATAGCGCGCTGGCGAGGGGATCTTAACTGGATAATCCGCCTCAACCACACGGCCTTGATGGAGTCCCCTGGCGACTTCTGGAAGACGCTCATCATTGATCGTCCAGTAGTCGGGGTTGTTCGGAGCAGGTGGGCCAAGTGGGATCTCAGGCGCTCCCCACATCAGCTCAGACTTCTTGTAAAGTTCCAGGCTGTACCACTCCCGGGGATCTGGGCCGTATAACTCAGGTCTGCTGTAGTTCAAGGGGCCTTGGTCCACGATGTTGAAGCGCGCAGAGGGAATCCCATGGAAGGATTTAGGCCAATCGAAACCGCAAAACTTCCCCAGCTGGCAGGGGGGGAAGCCGGCTTCCACCAGGATGTCGCGTGCTTTGTCGATATGTTCATCGGGAACGACAAAGTAGATGCCCTGTTGTAGTTCTTGTGGTTAGCTCCAACGACTGTAGCTTGCAGTGTCTCAGGGAAAATTGGGGGAATTACATCTGGAACGACGGGAATAAGAAACATATTCATCACAAGCTCTCCCCAGAGCACATTAGGAATCCCATGGGCTTCCAGAAAGTGAGAGATCTTGCATGGGTAGCGTAGCCCCGGTGTATCATATCGACGCGGTCCTTTTTGTCGTATCGGAGGTTAGTCGCCTCGCGGTGCTTAGCCATCTTGCTGCGTTTAGCCATCTTGAGCGTATGAACCAGTTGTTTATGATGTCGAGACCAACGTGTCCTGGCCGACAAACGTCGCTATATATATGAAGACTTGAACCTTAGTCTCGTGTATTGACAGTTGATACTCAAGGATCTTCCCGACAAGAAGCAAGGGAATGTTTCAAGTTGGAGTAAAAGACCGGCTCATACGAAGATTGAGACAGACTTCAGGTAGTGGCAGTTAGTAAGAAAATGCTTCAGGGACTGTATATTCTGGGAAGGGGCCTGAGGCGAATGTAGCACTTGACATGGCGAGGGTGATAGATACAGGAATAATATTGGGATACGTACAGACACAATCTCACTGTTTCAGCCAACGCTATTTCTCACAACTTGAGCCAGCTATCCAAGGAGAAAGGTAATACGAAGATTGCCAAGAGGATTGGAGGTGGTTTGAGAGGGATAGGCACCTGGGAAATCATCAAGGAGGGTACGGTGAGAGTGTTTGCCTCAGGCGCTTTTCAATCAATACTCTTTAATAAAGTAGAAGTGTCTCGGAGCATGGCAGGGTCGGTGCCCTGTGTGTTGTGTTTCCGAGGACTTGATCAATGTTGTAGATTCGGTTAGAGCGTCAGCGACATGT of Aspergillus fumigatus Af293 chromosome 2, whole genome shotgun sequence contains these proteins:
- a CDS encoding GIY-YIG nuclease family protein produces the protein MAGEENPLDVEPPRTPIKGPPHQPMLSGTQSPPGSASSVDVISSPPSPEDNPFSPAQSTATDITDDYGWQTPTKGQALSTATDKDCLESSQSEEEDDSAGDDAGDDDRAGQIATAFNAPSPTKPLERSKKAKSLRPRISISSLRSEDATKSVLSKRKESSTSPVDTRAWVLEQGKFSEGLTWPSILIGQKTPKRSRHILLEYWTSEQASNINTDFSAEGTWLLRPGAASEVDGARKFHLDSVVSGTQDQSADQPSSSNSIVPTITFSPPEDDRIDSARIKDDEDDPCSKGRSSEDGTVNAVLTVLSIHKAPPSSEAGNSTLKSLCSIIPLDIRERLREDDQRCPAQTVKGVRCKVRHRANVPIIMQYLDSLTTIKPSEVLQCLKNLSKVALCPLAHQRVARRELDAWKTDINKLCDIQQDQEHVASHTNHRLLALANWINTLSGRESFSERVEAASPPTSQESIPSNIPQVFTLIQKFAPYVPKACAGLSVSEALEKLLLKPLMKSEIERVGSVYVYWQPGNFGHLKIGFSNDISKRVKEWSAKCRKPMEVYFPKRGSDEEHLQVSHVCRVEKLVHTELKNYRRIEEKCPGCGGNHIEWFEVSRQLAIAVVRKWTAWMQTSPYEERSCGGKTEWVLKEEQRRKLKELSQPLQEIVISHQGMEKRGRKASLHAPHLSVSHTGRARSPHKRSKSM